A window from Dama dama isolate Ldn47 chromosome 11, ASM3311817v1, whole genome shotgun sequence encodes these proteins:
- the INPP5E gene encoding phosphatidylinositol polyphosphate 5-phosphatase type IV isoform X2, with translation MPSKLASLGHSEAASQQPTPQGCLRPEGSMLKGLLPNSDEEPVPCLGSPAAGDRRGPERSPELPLDTPEQVSNEDPQAQARPFTPKPPPPRPRLERALSLDEKGWRKRRFRTSREDLTVRNGASPLGGSLQDETPRIPARSGSPPCLSASLQEIPTARRAPGSGGPSSWGNCLSGMISTSLDLLHREGASAGSAPRLASLLSPRPLPAMGRNVASEGLRTANKVDPDHADYKLRLQARLFRAHSSLGPGRPPSPLACDDCSLHSSRSTFSLLAPIRAKDVRSRSYLEGSLLASGALMGADELARYFPDRTVALFVATWNMQGQKELPPNLDELLLPAEADLAQDLYVVGVQEGCSDRREWETRLQETLGPHYVMLYSAAHGALYMSVLIRRDLIWFCSEVESSTVTTRIVSQIKTKGALGVSFTFFGTSLLFITSHFTSGDGKVGERLVDYSKTVQGLALPKNVPDTSPYRSDAADVTTRFDEVFWFGDFNFRLSGGRATVEAILRQDLGSSVQALLQHDQLTREMQRGSIFKGFQEPDIHFLPSYKFDVGKDSYDTTSKQRTPSYTDRVLFRSRHKDDICPVKYSSCPGIRTSDHRPVYGLFRVKVRPGRDNIPLAAGKFDRELYLLGIKRRISREIQRQQALKSQHASAICTVS, from the exons ATGCCATCCAAGTTGGCGAGCTTGGGGCACTCAGAGGCCGCCTCCCAGCAGCCCACTCCCCAGGGGTGTCTGCGTCCTGAAGGCAGCATGCTCAAGGGACTGCTTCCGAACAGTGATGAAGAGCCTGTCCCCTGCCTGGGGTCCCCGGCTGCTGGCGACCGTCGGGGACCCGAGAGGAGCCCAGAGCTCCCCCTGGACACCCCAGAGCAAGTCAGCAACGAGGACCCACAGGCCCAAGCGAGACCCTTCACCCCGAAGCCGCCACCCCCGAGGCCCAGGCTGGAGCGGGCGCTATCCCTGGATGAGAAGGGCTGGAGAAAGAGGCGTTTTCGAACCAGCCGTGAGGACCTGACTGTGCGGAATGGGGCCAGCCCCTTGGGGGGTTCCCTGCAGGACGAGACCCCCAGGATCCCCGCCCGCAGCGGCTCCCCACCTTGCCTGAGCGCCTCCCTGCAGGAGATCCCCACGGCTCGCAGGGCCCCGGGCAGCGGGGGGCCCTCCTCATGGGGAAACTGTCTTTCCGGGATGATCAGCACGTCCCTGGACCTGCTGCACCGGGAAGGGGCCTCGGCCGGGAGTGCCCCCCGGCTGGCCAGCCTGCTTTCCCCGCGCCCGCTGCCCGCCATGGGCCGCAATGTGGCCTCCGAAGGCCTGCGGACAGCGAACAAGGTGGACCCGGATCACGCCGACTACAAGCTCCGGCTGCAGGCCAGGCTGTTCCGCGCGCACAGCAGCCTGGGCCCCGGCCGGCCCCCGAGTCCCCTGGCCTGCGACGACTGCTCCCTCCACTCGTCCAGGTCCACCTTCAGCCTCCTGGCGCCCATCCGTGCCAAGGACGTCCGGAGCAG GAGCTACCTGGAGGGGAGCCTCCTGGCGAGCGGGGCCCTGATGGGGGCGGACGAGCTGGCCCGTTACTTCCCGGACCGGACCGTGGCTCTGTTCGTGGCCACATGGAACATGCAGGGCCAGAAG GAGCTGCCCCCGAACCTGGACGAGCTCCTGCTGCCGGCCGAGGCTGACCTGGCCCAGGACCTGTATGTCGTGGGCGTCCAGGAGGGCTGCTCCGACAG GCGGGAGTGGGAGACGCGGCTGCAGGAGACGCTGGGCCCGCACTACGTCATGCTGTACTCGGCAGCCCACGGCGCGCTCTATATGTCCGTGCTCATCCGCAGGGACCTCATCTGGTTCTGCTCAG AGGTGGAGAGCTCCACGGTGACCACCCGCATCGTGTCCCAGATCAAGACCAAGGGGGCCCTGGGCGTCAGCTTCACCTTCTTCGGCACCTCCCTGCTCTTCATCACGTCCCACTTCACCT CTGGAGACGGGAAGGTAGGTGAGCGGCTGGTGGACTACAGCAAGACCGTCCAGGGCCTGGCCCTGCCCAAGAACGTGCCGGACACCAGCCCCTACCGCTCCGACGCTG CGGACGTCACTACCCGCTTCGACGAGGTCTTCTGGTTCGGAGACTTCAACTTCCGCCTGAGCGGGGGGCGGGCGACCGTGGAGGCCATCCTGAGGCAGGACCTTGGCTCCAGCGTGCAGGCCCTGCTGCAGCATGACCAGCTCACCCGTGAGATGCAGAGAG GGTCCATCTTCAAGGGCTTCCAGGAGCCGGACATCCACTTCCTGCCGTCGTACAAGTTCGACGTCGGGAAGGACTCGTATGACACCACCTCCAAGCAGAGGACCCCGTCCTACACG GACCGCGTCCTGTTCAGGAGCCGCCACAAGGACGACATCTGCCCCGTCAAGTACTCCTCCTGCCCCGGCATCAGGACATCTGACCACCGCCCCGTGTACGGCCTGTTCCGGGTCAAAGTGAGGCCGGGGAGAGACAA TATCCCGCTAGCTGCTGGGAAGTTCGACCGGGAGCTGTACCTGCTGGGAATCAAGAGACGCATCTCCAGAGAGATCCAGAGGCAGCAGGCACTCAAGAGCCAGCACGCCAGCGCCATCTGCACCGTCTCCTGA
- the INPP5E gene encoding phosphatidylinositol polyphosphate 5-phosphatase type IV isoform X3: MPSKLASLGHSEAASQQPTPQGCLRPEGSMLKGLLPNSDEEPVPCLGSPAAGDRRGPERSPELPLDTPEQVSNEDPQAQARPFTPKPPPPRPRLERALSLDEKGWRKRRFRTSREDLTVRNGASPLGGSLQDETPRIPARSGSPPCLSASLQEIPTARRAPGSGGPSSWGNCLSGMISTSLDLLHREGASAGSAPRLASLLSPRPLPAMGRNVASEGLRTANKVDPDHADYKLRLQARLFRAHSSLGPGRPPSPLACDDCSLHSSRSTFSLLAPIRAKDVRSRSYLEGSLLASGALMGADELARYFPDRTVALFVATWNMQGQKELPPNLDELLLPAEADLAQDLYVVGVQEGCSDRREWETRLQETLGPHYVMLYSAAHGALYMSVLIRRDLIWFCSEVESSTVTTRIVSQIKTKGALGVSFTFFGTSLLFITSHFTSGDGKVGERLVDYSKTVQGLALPKNVPDTSPYRSDAADVTTRFDEVFWFGDFNFRLSGGRATVEAILRQDLGSSVQALLQHDQLTREMQRGSIFKGFQEPDIHFLPSYKFDVGKDSYDTTSKQRTPSYTDRVLFRSRHKDDICPVKYSSCPGIRTSDHRPVIPLAAGKFDRELYLLGIKRRISREIQRQQALKSQHASAICTVS; this comes from the exons ATGCCATCCAAGTTGGCGAGCTTGGGGCACTCAGAGGCCGCCTCCCAGCAGCCCACTCCCCAGGGGTGTCTGCGTCCTGAAGGCAGCATGCTCAAGGGACTGCTTCCGAACAGTGATGAAGAGCCTGTCCCCTGCCTGGGGTCCCCGGCTGCTGGCGACCGTCGGGGACCCGAGAGGAGCCCAGAGCTCCCCCTGGACACCCCAGAGCAAGTCAGCAACGAGGACCCACAGGCCCAAGCGAGACCCTTCACCCCGAAGCCGCCACCCCCGAGGCCCAGGCTGGAGCGGGCGCTATCCCTGGATGAGAAGGGCTGGAGAAAGAGGCGTTTTCGAACCAGCCGTGAGGACCTGACTGTGCGGAATGGGGCCAGCCCCTTGGGGGGTTCCCTGCAGGACGAGACCCCCAGGATCCCCGCCCGCAGCGGCTCCCCACCTTGCCTGAGCGCCTCCCTGCAGGAGATCCCCACGGCTCGCAGGGCCCCGGGCAGCGGGGGGCCCTCCTCATGGGGAAACTGTCTTTCCGGGATGATCAGCACGTCCCTGGACCTGCTGCACCGGGAAGGGGCCTCGGCCGGGAGTGCCCCCCGGCTGGCCAGCCTGCTTTCCCCGCGCCCGCTGCCCGCCATGGGCCGCAATGTGGCCTCCGAAGGCCTGCGGACAGCGAACAAGGTGGACCCGGATCACGCCGACTACAAGCTCCGGCTGCAGGCCAGGCTGTTCCGCGCGCACAGCAGCCTGGGCCCCGGCCGGCCCCCGAGTCCCCTGGCCTGCGACGACTGCTCCCTCCACTCGTCCAGGTCCACCTTCAGCCTCCTGGCGCCCATCCGTGCCAAGGACGTCCGGAGCAG GAGCTACCTGGAGGGGAGCCTCCTGGCGAGCGGGGCCCTGATGGGGGCGGACGAGCTGGCCCGTTACTTCCCGGACCGGACCGTGGCTCTGTTCGTGGCCACATGGAACATGCAGGGCCAGAAG GAGCTGCCCCCGAACCTGGACGAGCTCCTGCTGCCGGCCGAGGCTGACCTGGCCCAGGACCTGTATGTCGTGGGCGTCCAGGAGGGCTGCTCCGACAG GCGGGAGTGGGAGACGCGGCTGCAGGAGACGCTGGGCCCGCACTACGTCATGCTGTACTCGGCAGCCCACGGCGCGCTCTATATGTCCGTGCTCATCCGCAGGGACCTCATCTGGTTCTGCTCAG AGGTGGAGAGCTCCACGGTGACCACCCGCATCGTGTCCCAGATCAAGACCAAGGGGGCCCTGGGCGTCAGCTTCACCTTCTTCGGCACCTCCCTGCTCTTCATCACGTCCCACTTCACCT CTGGAGACGGGAAGGTAGGTGAGCGGCTGGTGGACTACAGCAAGACCGTCCAGGGCCTGGCCCTGCCCAAGAACGTGCCGGACACCAGCCCCTACCGCTCCGACGCTG CGGACGTCACTACCCGCTTCGACGAGGTCTTCTGGTTCGGAGACTTCAACTTCCGCCTGAGCGGGGGGCGGGCGACCGTGGAGGCCATCCTGAGGCAGGACCTTGGCTCCAGCGTGCAGGCCCTGCTGCAGCATGACCAGCTCACCCGTGAGATGCAGAGAG GGTCCATCTTCAAGGGCTTCCAGGAGCCGGACATCCACTTCCTGCCGTCGTACAAGTTCGACGTCGGGAAGGACTCGTATGACACCACCTCCAAGCAGAGGACCCCGTCCTACACG GACCGCGTCCTGTTCAGGAGCCGCCACAAGGACGACATCTGCCCCGTCAAGTACTCCTCCTGCCCCGGCATCAGGACATCTGACCACCGCCCCGT TATCCCGCTAGCTGCTGGGAAGTTCGACCGGGAGCTGTACCTGCTGGGAATCAAGAGACGCATCTCCAGAGAGATCCAGAGGCAGCAGGCACTCAAGAGCCAGCACGCCAGCGCCATCTGCACCGTCTCCTGA
- the INPP5E gene encoding phosphatidylinositol polyphosphate 5-phosphatase type IV isoform X1 codes for MPSKLASLGHSEAASQQPTPQGCLRPEGSMLKGLLPNSDEEPVPCLGSPAAGDRRGPERSPELPLDTPEQVSNEDPQAQARPFTPKPPPPRPRLERALSLDEKGWRKRRFRTSREDLTVRNGASPLGGSLQDETPRIPARSGSPPCLSASLQEIPTARRAPGSGGPSSWGNCLSGMISTSLDLLHREGASAGSAPRLASLLSPRPLPAMGRNVASEGLRTANKVDPDHADYKLRLQARLFRAHSSLGPGRPPSPLACDDCSLHSSRSTFSLLAPIRAKDVRSRSYLEGSLLASGALMGADELARYFPDRTVALFVATWNMQGQKELPPNLDELLLPAEADLAQDLYVVGVQEGCSDRREWETRLQETLGPHYVMLYSAAHGALYMSVLIRRDLIWFCSEVESSTVTTRIVSQIKTKGALGVSFTFFGTSLLFITSHFTSGDGKVGERLVDYSKTVQGLALPKNVPDTSPYRSDAADVTTRFDEVFWFGDFNFRLSGGRATVEAILRQDLGSSVQALLQHDQLTREMQRGSIFKGFQEPDIHFLPSYKFDVGKDSYDTTSKQRTPSYTDRVLFRSRHKDDICPVKYSSCPGIRTSDHRPVYGLFRVKYPASCWEVRPGAVPAGNQETHLQRDPEAAGTQEPARQRHLHRLLRASEEGPGTSHAQDGTSKSRRAPAQAGLRGADPDLPAPWGSPAAEGPHQASQAQVTRPAGRRPNLPLGHHVCTSRFIIGSSLPARQPRPRAALLMPSGGQGALLRPMNCLAFPPSRWVHLLRSRQPRAAGA; via the exons ATGCCATCCAAGTTGGCGAGCTTGGGGCACTCAGAGGCCGCCTCCCAGCAGCCCACTCCCCAGGGGTGTCTGCGTCCTGAAGGCAGCATGCTCAAGGGACTGCTTCCGAACAGTGATGAAGAGCCTGTCCCCTGCCTGGGGTCCCCGGCTGCTGGCGACCGTCGGGGACCCGAGAGGAGCCCAGAGCTCCCCCTGGACACCCCAGAGCAAGTCAGCAACGAGGACCCACAGGCCCAAGCGAGACCCTTCACCCCGAAGCCGCCACCCCCGAGGCCCAGGCTGGAGCGGGCGCTATCCCTGGATGAGAAGGGCTGGAGAAAGAGGCGTTTTCGAACCAGCCGTGAGGACCTGACTGTGCGGAATGGGGCCAGCCCCTTGGGGGGTTCCCTGCAGGACGAGACCCCCAGGATCCCCGCCCGCAGCGGCTCCCCACCTTGCCTGAGCGCCTCCCTGCAGGAGATCCCCACGGCTCGCAGGGCCCCGGGCAGCGGGGGGCCCTCCTCATGGGGAAACTGTCTTTCCGGGATGATCAGCACGTCCCTGGACCTGCTGCACCGGGAAGGGGCCTCGGCCGGGAGTGCCCCCCGGCTGGCCAGCCTGCTTTCCCCGCGCCCGCTGCCCGCCATGGGCCGCAATGTGGCCTCCGAAGGCCTGCGGACAGCGAACAAGGTGGACCCGGATCACGCCGACTACAAGCTCCGGCTGCAGGCCAGGCTGTTCCGCGCGCACAGCAGCCTGGGCCCCGGCCGGCCCCCGAGTCCCCTGGCCTGCGACGACTGCTCCCTCCACTCGTCCAGGTCCACCTTCAGCCTCCTGGCGCCCATCCGTGCCAAGGACGTCCGGAGCAG GAGCTACCTGGAGGGGAGCCTCCTGGCGAGCGGGGCCCTGATGGGGGCGGACGAGCTGGCCCGTTACTTCCCGGACCGGACCGTGGCTCTGTTCGTGGCCACATGGAACATGCAGGGCCAGAAG GAGCTGCCCCCGAACCTGGACGAGCTCCTGCTGCCGGCCGAGGCTGACCTGGCCCAGGACCTGTATGTCGTGGGCGTCCAGGAGGGCTGCTCCGACAG GCGGGAGTGGGAGACGCGGCTGCAGGAGACGCTGGGCCCGCACTACGTCATGCTGTACTCGGCAGCCCACGGCGCGCTCTATATGTCCGTGCTCATCCGCAGGGACCTCATCTGGTTCTGCTCAG AGGTGGAGAGCTCCACGGTGACCACCCGCATCGTGTCCCAGATCAAGACCAAGGGGGCCCTGGGCGTCAGCTTCACCTTCTTCGGCACCTCCCTGCTCTTCATCACGTCCCACTTCACCT CTGGAGACGGGAAGGTAGGTGAGCGGCTGGTGGACTACAGCAAGACCGTCCAGGGCCTGGCCCTGCCCAAGAACGTGCCGGACACCAGCCCCTACCGCTCCGACGCTG CGGACGTCACTACCCGCTTCGACGAGGTCTTCTGGTTCGGAGACTTCAACTTCCGCCTGAGCGGGGGGCGGGCGACCGTGGAGGCCATCCTGAGGCAGGACCTTGGCTCCAGCGTGCAGGCCCTGCTGCAGCATGACCAGCTCACCCGTGAGATGCAGAGAG GGTCCATCTTCAAGGGCTTCCAGGAGCCGGACATCCACTTCCTGCCGTCGTACAAGTTCGACGTCGGGAAGGACTCGTATGACACCACCTCCAAGCAGAGGACCCCGTCCTACACG GACCGCGTCCTGTTCAGGAGCCGCCACAAGGACGACATCTGCCCCGTCAAGTACTCCTCCTGCCCCGGCATCAGGACATCTGACCACCGCCCCGTGTACGGCCTGTTCCGGGTCAAA TATCCCGCTAGCTGCTGGGAAGTTCGACCGGGAGCTGTACCTGCTGGGAATCAAGAGACGCATCTCCAGAGAGATCCAGAGGCAGCAGGCACTCAAGAGCCAGCACGCCAGCGCCATCTGCACCGTCTCCTGAGGGCATCTGAGGAAGGCCCAGGTACAAGCCATGCCCAGGATGGAACCAGCAAGTCCCGCAGAGCCCCCGCTCAGGCTGGGCTGCGCGGGGCCGACCCTGACCTCCCTGCACCGTGGGGGTCGCCAGCGGCAGAAGGACCGCATCAGGCTAGCCAAGCGCAGGTCACGCGCCCTGCGGGCAGGCGCCCTAACCTCCCGTTAGGTCATCACGTGTGCACATCCAGGTTCATCATTGGAAGCAGCCTCCCCGCCCGCCAACCCAGACCCAGAGCTGCCCTTCTGATGCCCAGTGGTGGGCAGGGGGCGCTGCTCAGGCCCATGAACTGCCTCGCTTTCCCCCCTAGCCGTTGGGTCCATCTGCTGAGGTCACGGCAGCCCAGAGCAGCAGGAGCGTGA
- the PMPCA gene encoding mitochondrial-processing peptidase subunit alpha produces the protein MAAMVLAATRLLRGSGSWGRSRLRFGDPAYRRFSSGGAYPNIPLSSPLPGVPKPVFATVDGQEKFETKVTTLDNGLRVASQNKFGQFCTVGILINSGSRYEAKYLSGIAHFLEKLAFSSTDRFDSKDEILLTLEKHGGICDCQTSRDTTMYAVSADSKGLDTVVGLLADVVLHPRLTDEEIEMTRMAVQFELEDLNMRPDPEPLLTEMIHEAAYRENTVGLHRFCPVENIGKIDRDVLHSYLRNYYTPDRMVLAGVGVEHAQLVECARKYLLGTRPAWGTGAAVHVDRSVAQYTGGIVKLERDMSNVSLGPTPFPELTHIMIGLESCSFLEGDFIPFAVLNMMMGGGGSFSAGGPGKGMFTRLYLNVLNRHHWMYNATSYHHSYEDTGLLCIHASADPRQVREMVEIITREFVLMAGTVDVVELERAKTQLMSMLMMNLEARPVIFEDVGRQVLATRSRKLPHELCALIRDVKPEDIKRVASKMLRGKPAMAALGDLSELPAYEHVQTALASRDGRLPRTYRLFR, from the exons ATGGCGGCTATGGTACTGGCGGCGACGCGGCTGCTGCGAGGCTCGGGCTCGTGGGGCCGCTCGCGGCTGAG GTTTGGAGACCCTGCATACAGACGCTTCAGCAGTGGTGGTGCCTACCCCAACATCCCCCTCTCTTCCCCCTTGCCCGGAGTACCCAAGCCTGTTTTTGCCACAGTTGATGGACAAGAAAAGTTCGAAACCAAAGTTACCACACTGGATAATGGACTTCGTGTGGCATCCCAGAATAAGTTTGGACAATTCTGTACAGTAGGAA TTCTTATTAACTCTGGATCAAGATACGAAGCGAAATATCTTAGTGGAATTGCTCACTTTTTGGAAAAATTGGCATTTTCG TCTACTGATCGATTTGACAGCAAAGATGAAATTCTGCTTACCTTGGAGAAGCATGGGGGTATCTGTGATTGCCAGACATCAAG AGACACCACCATGTATGCTGTGTCTGCTGACTCTAAGGGCCTGGACACAGTGGTGGGCTTGCTGGCAGACGTGGTCCTGCACCCCAGGCTGACAG ATGAGGAGATTGAGATGACGCGCATGGCTGTGCAGTTTGAGCTGGAGGACCTCAACATGCGGCCCGACCCAGAGCCGCTCCTCACCGAGATGATTCACGAG GCCGCGTACAGGGAAAACACGGTGGGCCTCCACCGTTTCTGCCCCGTGGAGAACATCGGGAAGATCGACCGGGACGTGCTGCACTCCTATCTGAGGAACTACTACACCCCTGACCGCATGGTGCTGGCCGGCGTGGGGGTGGAGCATGCGCAGCTGGTGGAGTGCGCCCGGAAGTACCTCCTGGGGACCCGCCCCGCCTGGGGCACCGGGGCAGCCGTGCACGTGGACAGATCGGTGGCTCAGTACACCGGGGGCATCGTCAAG CTGGAGAGAGACATGTCCAATGTCAGCCTGGGCCCCACCCCGTTCCCTGAGCTCACGCACATCATGATCGGCCTGGAGAGCTGCTCCTTCCTG GAGGGGGACTTCATCCCTTTTGCGGTATTGAACATGATGATGGGCGGGGGCGGCTCCTTCTCGGCCGGCGGGCCCGGCAAGGGCATGTTCACCAGGCTCTACCTCAACGTGCTCAACAG GCACCACTGGATGTACAATGCGACCTCCTACCACCACAGCTACGAGGACACAGGCCTGCTGTGCATTCATGCCAGCGCCGACCCCAGACAG GTTCGAGAGATGGTGGAAATCATCACGAGGGAGTTTGTTTTAATGGCTGGGACTGTGGACGTG GTGGAGCTGGAGCGGGCCAAGACGCAGCTCATGTCCATGCTCATGATGAACCTGGAGGCCCGGCCTGTCATCTTCGAAGATGTGGGGAGGCAGGTCCTGGCCACCCGTTCCAGAAAGCTGCCCCACGAGCTGTGTGCACTCATCC GTGACGTTAAGCCGGAGGACATCAAGAGGGTCGCCTCCAAGATGCTCCGCGGGAAGCCCGCCATGGCCGCGCTGGGGGACCTGAGCGAGCTGCCCGCATACGAGCACGTGCAGACGGCGCTGGCCAGCAGGGACGGGCGCCTGCCCCGGACGTACCGGCTCTTCCGGTAG